One genomic segment of Leptospira sp. WS92.C1 includes these proteins:
- a CDS encoding IS481 family transposase → MTTAQKIIKNKVGLLKLAETLGNVSKACNVMGYSRDSFYRFQELYEKGGELALQDLSRRKPNPKNRIEPEKEEAVKKMAIDFPAYGQQRASNELKKQGIIVAPATVRSVWVRHDLETFQKRLKALEAFMAQGDSPVLTESQVQALERRKLEKQVEGEIETEHPGYLGCQDTYYVGTIKGVGRIYQQTFIDSYSKVAMAKLYDRKNALVAADMLNDKVIPWFEEEGLRLLRILTDRGTEYCGNREHHEFQLFLALEDIDHSKTKARHPQSNGICERFHRTIQDEFYAIAFRKKVYNSIEDLQKDLDQWIDSYNNERTHQGKYCFGKTPIQTFLDTKELAKNKYLDNLQFS, encoded by the coding sequence ATGACAACGGCACAAAAAATAATCAAGAACAAGGTAGGTCTTTTGAAGTTAGCAGAGACCTTAGGGAACGTCTCAAAGGCGTGTAACGTTATGGGCTATTCACGGGATAGTTTCTATCGTTTTCAAGAGTTATATGAGAAAGGAGGCGAACTCGCTCTCCAGGATCTGAGTAGACGTAAACCGAATCCTAAAAATCGTATCGAACCTGAAAAAGAAGAAGCGGTAAAAAAAATGGCGATCGACTTTCCTGCTTACGGTCAACAGAGAGCATCGAATGAATTGAAAAAACAAGGAATCATAGTAGCACCTGCGACCGTTCGTAGTGTATGGGTTCGTCACGATCTGGAGACCTTTCAAAAAAGACTGAAGGCTTTAGAGGCGTTCATGGCTCAAGGAGATTCTCCCGTATTAACCGAATCCCAAGTGCAGGCATTGGAAAGAAGAAAATTAGAAAAGCAAGTTGAAGGTGAGATAGAAACAGAACACCCAGGATACTTGGGATGTCAGGATACGTATTACGTGGGCACAATCAAAGGCGTAGGAAGGATTTACCAACAGACCTTTATCGATTCCTATTCTAAAGTGGCGATGGCAAAACTTTACGATAGAAAAAATGCTTTAGTAGCAGCCGATATGTTAAACGACAAAGTGATTCCTTGGTTCGAAGAAGAAGGCCTTCGCTTGTTGAGAATTTTAACGGATAGAGGGACCGAGTATTGCGGAAATAGAGAACACCATGAATTTCAGTTGTTCCTTGCTTTGGAAGATATAGACCATTCAAAAACAAAAGCAAGGCATCCTCAATCTAATGGAATTTGTGAAAGATTTCACCGAACCATTCAAGATGAATTTTATGCCATTGCTTTTAGGAAGAAGGTATACAACTCTATTGAGGATTTGCAAAAAGATTTGGATCAGTGGATCGATTCGTATAATAACGAAAGAACACATCAAGGCAAGTATTGTTTTGGTAAAACTCCGATACAGACTTTTCTTGACACGAAGGAATTAGCTAAGAATAAGTATCTCGACAACTTACAATTTTCGTAA
- a CDS encoding glutathione S-transferase family protein has product MTTQSEIILHHYPASPYSEKVRLFLGFKQIDWLSVITPATLPKPDLTILTGGYRRAPVLQIGSDLFCDSTLILETLDRLFPKPELSTEHQNSFTAKVLGQYVDTEVFLKVARFVMGSYAQKLPQELVDDRAAMQPNLKLSRKDIESEVPYLNLSLSKLLPELGGVLGEKLYFGGETPAAGDFAIYHPFWFLNTIRKFKPMVPKNENLHNWFARMKEFGHGNSTLLSAEDALSRALATSPKFLETQTEAIDGFMLGQNITVHPENYEHEKIFGRLASIDSSQIILSHETEKTGIVHVHLPRLRYLVQPA; this is encoded by the coding sequence ATGACAACTCAATCCGAAATCATTCTTCATCACTATCCGGCGTCTCCGTATTCGGAAAAAGTCAGACTCTTTTTAGGTTTTAAACAGATCGATTGGTTATCGGTGATCACACCGGCGACGTTGCCGAAACCGGATTTGACCATTCTTACCGGAGGATATCGTAGAGCCCCGGTTCTGCAAATCGGATCGGATTTATTTTGTGATTCTACGTTGATCCTGGAAACCCTAGACCGACTCTTTCCCAAACCGGAACTTTCGACAGAACATCAAAATTCGTTCACAGCAAAAGTTTTAGGACAGTATGTGGATACGGAAGTGTTTCTTAAGGTAGCGAGATTTGTGATGGGATCGTATGCGCAAAAACTTCCTCAGGAACTCGTGGACGATCGGGCAGCGATGCAACCGAATCTGAAACTAAGCCGGAAAGATATAGAATCGGAAGTGCCGTATTTGAATTTGAGCCTTTCCAAACTTCTTCCCGAATTGGGAGGCGTTCTCGGAGAAAAATTGTATTTCGGAGGAGAGACTCCGGCGGCGGGTGATTTTGCGATCTATCATCCGTTCTGGTTTTTGAACACGATCCGTAAATTCAAACCCATGGTTCCGAAAAATGAAAACTTACACAACTGGTTTGCAAGAATGAAAGAATTCGGTCATGGAAATTCGACCTTGCTTTCCGCCGAAGACGCCCTCAGCCGGGCACTTGCGACTTCGCCAAAATTTCTCGAAACTCAAACCGAGGCAATCGACGGATTTATGCTGGGTCAAAATATAACCGTTCATCCGGAGAATTACGAACACGAGAAAATTTTCGGTCGACTTGCGAGCATCGATTCTTCCCAGATCATCCTTTCCCACGAGACCGAAAAAACCGGCATCGTTCACGTTCATTTACCGAGACTTCGATATCTCGTGCAGCCCGCATAA
- a CDS encoding phage tail protein has product MSWIQIEPNKFENGSGWNLELDPQFGWIMYHEEIEDEFSDSFIVLADLFGNPGQSVITVDPLTGKIPTTLIPSLAISEVFVTSNQTQMLALNCQRGDLAIRTDIPGPAMFILALDDATSLGSWIQITVSYPDWINIQNKPTQFPPTDHDHNLIHYTKSETDLALSGKRNAGNIPASEISEDSTRRFVSDSEKAQWNDAVTVTPEWNDVQNKPTEFNPVSHNHNDLYYTQAQVDALIAAIPTGSSSGGFDVGDIKTSARNTPATGWLLLNGQTIGNTGSGASNVGTGFQNLYVLLWSDWSNTVLPIQDFSGSATSRGASALADWNAGKRLPLPNLAGRVSMGAGTGSGLTARSLGQSIGEENHLLSLPEIPPHNHGGGIHNHPVNTGGFLANGGSTSIKVGYTSVTKTNTDASAAIINTEGEGLGHNNIQPSLVLNYFIKH; this is encoded by the coding sequence ATGTCCTGGATTCAAATTGAACCAAATAAATTCGAAAACGGTTCCGGTTGGAATTTAGAACTTGATCCTCAATTCGGTTGGATCATGTATCATGAAGAAATCGAAGATGAATTCTCTGATTCCTTTATCGTATTAGCTGATCTCTTTGGAAATCCCGGGCAAAGTGTAATTACGGTCGATCCTTTAACCGGAAAGATACCTACAACGCTGATTCCGTCTCTGGCGATCAGCGAAGTATTCGTAACTTCAAATCAGACCCAAATGTTGGCTTTAAATTGCCAGCGTGGCGACCTTGCAATTCGAACTGATATCCCCGGTCCCGCAATGTTTATTCTCGCGTTGGATGACGCGACTTCTCTGGGTAGTTGGATCCAAATAACCGTTTCATACCCTGATTGGATTAACATTCAGAATAAGCCTACACAATTCCCACCTACAGATCACGATCATAATTTAATCCATTATACGAAATCAGAAACTGACTTAGCTTTATCAGGTAAGAGAAACGCAGGAAATATTCCTGCGTCTGAAATTTCCGAGGATTCTACTCGAAGATTTGTAAGCGATTCTGAAAAAGCACAGTGGAACGATGCTGTAACTGTAACTCCTGAATGGAATGACGTTCAGAATAAGCCGACTGAATTCAATCCGGTTTCTCATAACCACAACGATCTTTATTATACTCAGGCTCAAGTAGACGCACTCATTGCCGCTATTCCGACCGGAAGTTCTTCCGGTGGTTTCGATGTTGGCGATATCAAGACGTCCGCTCGGAATACTCCCGCGACCGGTTGGCTCCTTTTAAATGGGCAGACAATTGGTAACACAGGTTCCGGCGCGAGTAACGTTGGAACAGGTTTTCAGAATCTTTATGTTCTTCTTTGGAGCGATTGGTCAAATACAGTTCTTCCAATTCAAGACTTCTCCGGTTCTGCGACGTCCAGAGGTGCCTCAGCTCTTGCCGATTGGAACGCTGGCAAAAGACTTCCACTTCCGAATCTTGCCGGCCGCGTTTCTATGGGAGCAGGAACTGGTTCGGGGTTAACTGCAAGATCTTTAGGGCAAAGTATTGGTGAAGAGAATCACCTATTATCTCTTCCGGAAATCCCACCTCACAATCACGGAGGAGGGATTCACAATCATCCGGTGAATACAGGGGGTTTTCTCGCAAATGGAGGTTCAACCAGTATCAAAGTCGGATATACTTCCGTAACCAAAACGAATACCGACGCATCCGCCGCGATTATTAATACCGAAGGGGAAGGACTCGGTCATAACAACATTCAACCTTCTCTCGTATTAAATTATTTTATTAAACATTAG
- a CDS encoding type II toxin-antitoxin system RelE/ParE family toxin: protein MRHSFLSSKFVYSITNEIFIEKEIKRFPNPDKEKIRKAINKLKENGLNNTGIAPMESPLSDFYRMVVWPYRVLFFIDEANKEITIERIAHRQGSYKNL from the coding sequence ATCAGGCATAGTTTTCTGTCTTCTAAGTTCGTATATTCAATAACAAACGAAATTTTTATCGAAAAGGAAATCAAAAGATTTCCGAATCCTGACAAAGAAAAAATCCGAAAGGCAATCAATAAGTTAAAAGAAAACGGATTGAATAACACAGGAATAGCTCCGATGGAATCTCCTCTAAGCGATTTCTATAGAATGGTCGTTTGGCCTTATCGAGTTTTATTTTTCATCGACGAAGCTAATAAAGAAATCACAATAGAAAGGATTGCTCACAGACAAGGTTCTTATAAAAACCTTTAA
- a CDS encoding DUF736 family protein, with protein sequence MSKTLGFMEEKADKSGKKFFNLEINLPFSPKMEFYVVENSKKNAPEAKDSAPDFLVYYAKNQAGAAWKKISKSGSKEYLSCEIVAPLSPQGKLNFTLFPDSETQGRYNVSYSERSEKKPSEENLPDGVPF encoded by the coding sequence ATGTCTAAGACTCTTGGTTTCATGGAAGAAAAGGCGGATAAGAGCGGAAAGAAGTTTTTCAACTTAGAAATAAACCTTCCGTTTTCTCCAAAGATGGAATTCTACGTTGTAGAGAATTCGAAAAAGAACGCACCGGAAGCCAAGGACTCCGCGCCTGATTTCTTAGTTTACTACGCGAAGAATCAAGCGGGAGCCGCATGGAAAAAGATTTCTAAGAGTGGATCTAAAGAATACCTTTCTTGCGAGATTGTGGCCCCCTTGAGTCCACAAGGCAAGCTGAATTTTACCCTTTTTCCAGACAGCGAAACGCAAGGACGATACAACGTTTCGTATTCGGAACGATCCGAGAAAAAACCTTCAGAAGAGAATCTTCCCGACGGAGTTCCGTTCTGA
- a CDS encoding M15 family metallopeptidase, translating to MAVVNSLENVDPRLVSFFQDLKKNLPSVYVFESRRSVARQAKLYAACKAGTGSCPAAPPGSSAHQYGRALDINGFSAERDRKKIEAVLVKHPEIEWGLTWKSSDPPHFQIRNWSKGLSLKEKIIEGGYWVWLVIAILILMYLNR from the coding sequence ATGGCAGTTGTCAATTCCCTTGAGAACGTTGATCCTCGTCTTGTTTCCTTTTTCCAGGATCTAAAAAAGAATCTTCCTTCGGTTTACGTTTTTGAATCTCGTCGTTCCGTCGCAAGGCAAGCGAAACTTTATGCGGCTTGCAAAGCAGGAACCGGTTCCTGTCCGGCGGCTCCTCCGGGTTCTTCCGCTCACCAATACGGAAGGGCTTTGGATATAAACGGATTCAGCGCGGAGAGGGACCGAAAAAAGATTGAAGCGGTACTAGTAAAGCATCCAGAAATTGAATGGGGGCTCACCTGGAAATCCTCCGATCCGCCTCACTTTCAAATCAGAAATTGGAGTAAGGGCCTTTCTCTCAAAGAAAAAATAATCGAAGGGGGTTACTGGGTATGGCTTGTAATTGCAATTCTCATTCTTATGTATCTGAATCGCTAA
- a CDS encoding D-Ala-D-Ala carboxypeptidase family metallohydrolase, giving the protein MNLSKNFTLSELTVTQTGLPNEPDERQIANLKRLCETILEPLREVIERPIQINSGYRSPSVNRKINGSITSQHMAGEAADLCVSGMSTLDIVKIIAKLKLPFHQLINEFSQGGITWVHVSVAPQGIKPKKEILNAFGVPGNMKYQRVSIG; this is encoded by the coding sequence ATGAATCTTTCTAAAAACTTCACACTCTCAGAATTAACAGTTACACAAACTGGACTTCCAAACGAACCGGATGAACGACAAATCGCAAATTTAAAACGTCTCTGTGAAACGATCCTTGAGCCGCTTCGAGAAGTGATTGAACGCCCGATTCAAATCAATTCCGGGTATCGTTCCCCATCCGTGAATCGTAAAATCAATGGCTCGATTACGTCTCAACACATGGCGGGCGAAGCGGCCGATCTTTGTGTTTCCGGAATGAGTACGTTAGACATTGTAAAAATAATCGCAAAACTAAAGCTCCCGTTTCACCAATTGATAAACGAATTTTCACAAGGTGGGATTACTTGGGTTCACGTCTCTGTTGCTCCTCAAGGAATCAAACCTAAGAAAGAGATTTTGAACGCCTTCGGAGTTCCCGGAAACATGAAATACCAAAGGGTTTCGATAGGGTAG
- a CDS encoding replication initiation factor domain-containing protein — translation MDFIPDYLKQPFIDWLSFTVEYTDEAWSWLESVFGSIEIEEKGYNTGHTHTFRTRGDVFGAFSPNRKSQKIYVSLSAKALFNFGSKTENLSELIQGAIKHKGRFTRIDLAQDDFDGRLDLPLILEKLDRKEVLTRFRGFSEFEAVGDKIKTGSLFTDPKLGKLGYTIYIGAMRKSSVFVRIYDKKLQVGPECAYPIWNRLEFQLTGDASDQYCNPTWNVDPETGEILERTVKIKDPRRATFENRSFARTAFYYLKFLEPTYTQRVNDLGHYYLRLRRKEHWGVCKWWIEFLKESQGEKIGLPKYETGLEDIDHWLKNQVSGAVFLMSDLHGDEYFQDLKLEGKEKFERNKKYQRLKEDFAEKKSKKIIKEVIDEIPF, via the coding sequence ATGGATTTCATACCCGACTATCTTAAACAACCCTTCATTGACTGGCTTTCTTTTACGGTGGAATATACGGATGAGGCTTGGTCCTGGTTAGAAAGCGTATTTGGAAGCATCGAGATTGAAGAAAAGGGATACAATACGGGTCATACGCATACTTTCCGGACTCGTGGAGACGTTTTCGGCGCTTTCTCGCCGAACCGTAAGAGTCAGAAAATTTACGTTTCGCTTTCTGCGAAGGCTCTTTTCAATTTTGGATCCAAAACAGAGAACCTTTCCGAACTGATTCAAGGGGCGATCAAACATAAAGGGCGGTTTACTCGAATCGATTTGGCTCAAGACGATTTTGACGGACGCCTCGACCTGCCTTTGATTCTTGAGAAACTGGATCGGAAGGAAGTTTTGACAAGGTTCCGTGGATTCAGCGAGTTCGAAGCGGTCGGCGACAAGATAAAAACCGGTTCTCTATTTACGGATCCGAAACTCGGGAAATTAGGCTATACGATTTATATCGGCGCAATGCGAAAAAGCAGTGTCTTCGTACGGATCTACGACAAGAAACTTCAAGTCGGTCCCGAGTGTGCTTATCCAATTTGGAATCGATTAGAATTCCAGCTCACGGGGGACGCTTCTGATCAGTATTGCAATCCGACCTGGAACGTCGATCCAGAGACAGGAGAAATTTTAGAACGAACGGTAAAGATCAAAGATCCCAGACGTGCAACTTTTGAAAATCGATCGTTTGCAAGAACCGCGTTCTACTATCTAAAATTTTTAGAACCGACTTATACTCAGAGAGTAAACGACCTCGGTCATTACTATTTAAGACTCAGGAGAAAAGAACACTGGGGAGTTTGCAAGTGGTGGATCGAATTTCTTAAAGAAAGCCAAGGTGAAAAGATCGGATTGCCGAAATACGAAACTGGACTTGAAGACATTGACCATTGGTTAAAAAATCAAGTTTCGGGCGCGGTCTTTTTAATGTCCGATCTTCATGGAGACGAATACTTTCAGGATTTGAAACTCGAAGGAAAAGAAAAATTCGAGAGAAACAAAAAATACCAAAGACTGAAAGAAGATTTCGCAGAGAAAAAATCGAAAAAAATAATCAAAGAGGTTATCGACGAAATTCCTTTCTAA